A window of the Vibrio fluvialis genome harbors these coding sequences:
- a CDS encoding ABC transporter ATP-binding protein — translation MSCALSIQNLTCQYDTQTVLESLSLNVEHGEIVCLLGASGCGKTTLLKAIAGLLPLSSGIMSLNGMTIDDGKHWLAPEQRNIGMIFQDYALFPHLTVAENIAFGLRQMAAEERHLQVQQMLELVHLSGFGDRYPHQLSGGQQQRVAIARSLAYKPDLLLLDEPFSNIDTQVRHDLIGEIRKIFKKQGVTAIFVTHSREEAFAFADKMAVMNHGVIEQYGTASELYYRPSSKFVADFLGGGSYLPATRLAEHQYQTPLGVVDAYAQQSIAQGSQCELLLRPQQISIYADEESSVTVLEQQFMGDHCRYVIDAHGSKLLATSSQGLSVGQTVAVSIDTQGVLAFA, via the coding sequence ATGAGCTGTGCATTATCGATTCAAAATCTGACTTGTCAGTATGATACTCAAACGGTCCTGGAATCGTTGTCGCTGAACGTAGAACACGGCGAAATCGTGTGTCTGCTTGGTGCCAGCGGTTGCGGTAAAACCACGTTACTCAAAGCGATTGCCGGCTTGCTACCGCTTTCATCCGGCATCATGAGCCTTAACGGCATGACCATCGACGATGGCAAGCATTGGCTAGCGCCAGAGCAGCGTAATATCGGCATGATCTTTCAGGACTATGCGCTGTTTCCTCATCTGACGGTCGCGGAAAATATCGCCTTTGGCCTGCGTCAAATGGCGGCGGAGGAACGTCATCTGCAAGTGCAGCAAATGTTGGAACTGGTCCATTTGAGCGGTTTCGGTGACCGTTATCCGCACCAGTTGTCGGGTGGTCAGCAACAGCGTGTCGCTATCGCGCGCTCGCTGGCTTACAAACCGGATCTGCTATTGCTGGATGAGCCATTTTCCAATATTGATACTCAGGTGCGTCATGACCTGATTGGAGAAATTCGTAAAATCTTCAAAAAGCAGGGGGTGACAGCGATTTTCGTCACCCACTCACGTGAAGAAGCGTTTGCCTTTGCCGACAAAATGGCGGTGATGAATCACGGGGTGATTGAGCAATACGGCACCGCCTCAGAGCTTTACTATCGTCCGTCGAGCAAATTTGTCGCTGACTTTCTGGGCGGTGGCAGTTACCTGCCAGCTACGCGTTTAGCAGAACATCAGTATCAAACGCCGCTTGGCGTTGTGGACGCGTATGCGCAGCAAAGTATTGCTCAGGGCAGTCAATGTGAGCTGTTGCTGCGTCCGCAGCAGATCAGTATTTATGCGGATGAAGAGAGCAGTGTCACGGTGCTGGAGCAGCAGTTTATGGGCGATCATTGTCGTTACGTGATCGATGCGCATGGCTCTAAGCTGCTGGCAACCTCTTCACAGGGCTTGTCGGTTGGTCAGACCGTGGCCGTTAGTATTGATACTCAAGGCGTTCTGGCCTTTGCCTAA
- a CDS encoding ABC transporter permease — MKEKHLIWKTSSVALATLLVLPILAIFFTAIGQTDDVFAHLMSTVMPTYAFNTVVLTLSVMALALLFGIPSAWLMAMCRLPGEKVLQWALVLPLAIPGYIVGYIFTGWFDYAGPIQVWLRAQTGWMAGEYYFPDIRSLAGASIVLALVLYPYVYLMCRAAFMEQNVSLLQSARLLKCSPWESFRRISLPLVRPSIAVALSLVAMETVGDFGTVSYFAVNTLTTAVYDTWMNYSNLTAAAKISAVMLVIVLLLLSAERYSRRRQKLYQSQFNSHEDFRYALRGWKKWLALLWCWGLVCVAFIFPLLQLLSYAYTYFEQSWTAEFREYALNSLQVSLSAAVIGVAVALVVNFYSRLKSNRVSVALMRLSSMGYAVPGTVLAIGVMVPVLTLDHAVNDVAKAMQWGRPGLIFSGTMFAIIFALIVRFSAVAIGSIESSLNKISPSLDMAARTMGCQANAMLWRIHLPLVRRGALIAGLLVFIESMKELNAALLLRPFNFETLATYVYNYASDEHLELAALPAVLLVLVGLIPLVVVNRSLEQNH, encoded by the coding sequence ATGAAAGAAAAACACCTTATTTGGAAAACCAGTAGTGTGGCTTTGGCGACGCTGCTGGTTTTGCCGATCTTAGCGATATTTTTTACCGCCATTGGTCAGACGGACGATGTGTTTGCGCATTTGATGTCGACCGTGATGCCCACCTATGCCTTCAATACCGTGGTTCTGACGCTGAGCGTAATGGCGCTGGCGCTGCTCTTTGGTATTCCGAGCGCCTGGTTAATGGCCATGTGCCGCCTGCCGGGTGAGAAAGTCCTGCAGTGGGCTTTGGTGCTGCCGCTGGCGATTCCCGGTTATATTGTCGGCTACATCTTTACGGGCTGGTTTGATTATGCCGGGCCGATTCAGGTCTGGCTGCGAGCACAGACTGGCTGGATGGCCGGGGAGTATTATTTCCCGGATATTCGCTCATTGGCTGGTGCCAGCATCGTGCTGGCCTTGGTGCTCTATCCCTATGTCTATCTGATGTGCCGCGCCGCGTTTATGGAGCAGAACGTTTCGCTGTTGCAGTCGGCCCGTTTGTTGAAATGCTCGCCGTGGGAAAGTTTTCGTCGTATCTCGCTGCCGTTGGTCCGTCCGTCAATCGCGGTAGCCTTGTCGCTGGTCGCGATGGAAACCGTCGGTGATTTCGGCACCGTCAGCTACTTTGCGGTCAACACGCTGACCACCGCGGTGTATGACACCTGGATGAACTACTCTAATTTGACCGCCGCAGCCAAAATTTCAGCTGTGATGCTGGTCATCGTATTGCTGCTCCTGAGCGCCGAACGTTACAGTCGCCGTCGGCAAAAGTTATATCAGAGCCAGTTCAACAGCCATGAAGATTTTCGCTACGCTTTGCGTGGCTGGAAAAAATGGCTGGCACTGCTGTGGTGTTGGGGACTGGTGTGCGTGGCCTTTATCTTTCCGCTACTGCAACTGCTCAGCTACGCTTATACCTACTTTGAGCAGAGTTGGACGGCAGAGTTTCGTGAATACGCGTTGAACAGCCTGCAAGTTTCTCTGAGTGCTGCGGTGATTGGCGTGGCAGTCGCGTTGGTCGTGAACTTTTACAGCCGTCTCAAATCCAACCGCGTCAGTGTGGCGCTGATGCGGCTCTCTTCAATGGGGTATGCCGTGCCGGGTACGGTATTAGCGATTGGAGTGATGGTTCCCGTGCTGACGCTCGATCATGCGGTCAACGATGTGGCAAAAGCGATGCAATGGGGCAGGCCGGGGCTGATTTTCTCCGGCACCATGTTTGCGATTATTTTTGCGTTGATCGTGCGCTTTTCCGCAGTGGCAATCGGCAGTATCGAAAGCAGTCTGAATAAGATCTCGCCGTCACTGGATATGGCAGCGCGTACCATGGGGTGTCAGGCCAATGCGATGTTGTGGCGCATTCATCTGCCACTGGTGCGTCGCGGCGCCCTGATTGCCGGTCTGCTGGTGTTCATTGAATCGATGAAAGAGTTGAATGCGGCATTGTTACTGCGCCCGTTTAATTTCGAGACCTTGGCGACCTACGTGTATAACTACGCCTCGGACGAACATTTGGAACTGGCAGCCTTGCCTGCGGTGCTGTTGGTGTTGGTTGGCTTGATCCCACTTGTTGTTGTAAACCGTTCTCTGGAGCAAAACCACTGA
- a CDS encoding beta-N-acetylhexosaminidase, translating into MNYRIDFAVLSEHKQFCRFGLTLHNLSDQDLKDWSLHFTIDRYIQPDSISHGEINQVGSFCSLVPAQSVIKANGHFYCEFSIKTAPFHYYTDGIKAAFVQLNQREPVIRHDVIVTPIALASPYRERSEIPEVNAAPLSLLPKPNHVELLDGQFILTAASQISLQSSCAETAATWLKQELTRLYHWQPHPIGSADIVLRTNPTLDEGAYQVSVDRKGVRLEASSHVGFVHASATLLQLVRPDGDSLRVPHIAIKDAPRFKYRGMMLDCARHFHPLERVKRLINQLAHYKFNTFHWHLTDDEGWRIEIKALPQLTDIGAWRGVDEVLEPQYSLLTEKHGGFYTQDDIREVIAYAAERGITVIPEIDIPGHSRAAIKALPEWLLDEDDQSQYRSIQYYNDNVLSPALSGTYRFLDLVLEEVAALFPSNFIHIGADEVPDGVWVNSPKCQALMVEHGYTEAKELQGHLLRYAEKKLKSLGKRMVGWEEAQHGDKVSKDTVIYSWLSEQAALNCARQGFDVILQPGQFTYLDIAQDYAPEEPGVDWAGVTPLERAYCYEPLAEVPEQDPLRKRILGIQCALWCELVNNQNRMDYMIYPRLTALAEAAWTQKSQRDWHDYLARLKGHLPLLDQQGIRYRAPWKA; encoded by the coding sequence ATGAACTATCGAATAGATTTCGCAGTGTTGTCGGAACACAAACAGTTCTGCCGTTTTGGTCTGACACTGCACAACCTCAGTGATCAGGACTTAAAGGACTGGAGTCTGCACTTTACCATTGATCGCTACATTCAGCCCGACAGCATCAGCCATGGCGAGATCAATCAGGTAGGTAGTTTCTGCTCGCTCGTTCCCGCTCAAAGTGTGATTAAAGCTAACGGCCATTTCTATTGTGAATTCAGCATCAAAACGGCGCCGTTTCATTACTACACTGACGGCATCAAAGCTGCGTTTGTGCAACTGAACCAGCGTGAGCCTGTCATCCGTCACGATGTCATCGTCACGCCAATCGCACTGGCATCGCCGTATCGTGAACGCAGCGAAATCCCTGAGGTCAACGCCGCCCCGCTGAGTCTGTTGCCCAAACCCAATCATGTTGAACTGCTGGATGGTCAATTTATTCTCACTGCCGCCAGCCAGATCTCATTGCAATCGTCTTGTGCAGAAACGGCAGCAACCTGGCTAAAACAAGAACTCACACGTCTCTACCATTGGCAACCGCACCCGATTGGCAGTGCTGATATTGTGCTACGCACCAACCCAACCCTGGATGAAGGTGCCTATCAGGTATCGGTTGATCGCAAAGGCGTTCGTTTAGAAGCCAGCAGCCACGTGGGCTTTGTTCACGCCAGTGCGACGTTACTGCAATTGGTTCGCCCGGATGGCGACAGTCTGCGTGTGCCACACATCGCAATCAAAGACGCACCGCGCTTTAAATATCGCGGCATGATGCTTGATTGCGCGCGTCATTTTCATCCGCTGGAACGCGTTAAACGTCTCATCAACCAACTGGCGCATTACAAGTTCAACACCTTTCATTGGCATCTGACCGACGATGAAGGCTGGCGTATTGAAATCAAAGCCCTGCCTCAATTGACCGACATTGGCGCCTGGCGCGGCGTCGACGAGGTGCTGGAACCACAATACAGCCTGCTGACCGAAAAACACGGTGGCTTTTACACCCAAGATGACATCCGCGAGGTGATCGCTTACGCCGCAGAGCGCGGTATCACGGTAATTCCGGAAATTGATATCCCCGGTCATAGCCGTGCGGCGATCAAAGCGTTGCCGGAATGGCTGCTCGATGAAGACGACCAATCACAATATCGCAGCATTCAGTACTACAACGACAACGTGTTATCGCCTGCCCTTTCAGGCACCTACCGCTTTCTTGATCTCGTGCTGGAAGAAGTCGCCGCGCTGTTTCCGAGTAACTTCATTCACATCGGCGCCGATGAAGTGCCGGATGGTGTGTGGGTCAACAGCCCGAAATGTCAGGCGTTGATGGTAGAACATGGCTATACCGAGGCCAAAGAGTTGCAAGGTCACCTGCTGCGCTATGCGGAGAAAAAACTCAAATCGCTCGGCAAACGCATGGTGGGTTGGGAAGAGGCCCAGCATGGCGATAAAGTCAGCAAAGATACCGTGATTTATTCTTGGCTGTCAGAGCAAGCCGCTCTGAACTGCGCACGTCAGGGCTTTGATGTCATTTTGCAACCGGGCCAGTTTACTTACCTCGATATAGCTCAGGACTACGCGCCGGAAGAACCGGGCGTGGACTGGGCAGGCGTGACGCCGCTGGAACGTGCCTATTGCTACGAGCCGCTCGCCGAAGTGCCGGAACAGGACCCACTGCGCAAACGCATTTTGGGGATTCAGTGCGCGCTGTGGTGTGAACTGGTCAACAACCAAAACCGCATGGACTACATGATTTATCCGCGCTTAACCGCATTGGCGGAGGCCGCCTGGACGCAGAAATCGCAACGCGACTGGCACGATTATCTGGCGCGTCTCAAAGGCCATCTACCTTTGCTTGATCAACAAGGCATCCGTTACCGGGCGCCATGGAAAGCATAA
- a CDS encoding Fe(3+) ABC transporter substrate-binding protein: protein MKKLLALSAIACSVLAPSVMAAEEVNVYSYRQPFLIEPMFKEFTQETGIKVNVKFAKEGIAEKLAQEGEYSPADVILTSEFSRLFELSDKGLTQPVNSRVIDENIPAQYRDSSEEWFALTVRTRSVYSSRDRVGKLGDDFDYLDLAKPEYKGKICTRSGKHPYNIALVAAMIANHGEAQTKTWLEGLKANLARKPQGNDRDQVRAIKEGLCDLSLGNSYYLGKMLEDKEQKSWAESVYINFPGQNVQGTHVNVSGMAMAKYAPNRDNAVKLMEFLTGETAQHMYAEVNYEYPVKPGVERSKLVASWGEFKSDSLPLEKIADNHAAAIKLLDEVKFDL from the coding sequence ATGAAAAAACTGCTGGCTCTATCGGCAATTGCATGTAGCGTATTGGCCCCTTCGGTTATGGCGGCTGAAGAAGTAAATGTTTACTCATACCGTCAACCTTTCCTGATTGAACCGATGTTTAAAGAGTTCACTCAAGAGACCGGAATCAAGGTCAACGTGAAGTTTGCCAAAGAGGGCATTGCAGAAAAATTGGCTCAAGAAGGCGAGTACAGCCCGGCCGACGTGATTCTGACTTCAGAGTTCAGCCGTCTGTTTGAACTGTCGGATAAAGGCTTAACGCAACCCGTAAACAGTCGTGTCATTGACGAGAACATTCCGGCGCAGTACCGCGACAGCAGCGAAGAGTGGTTTGCATTGACCGTGCGCACTCGTAGCGTCTACTCATCACGCGATCGCGTGGGCAAACTGGGCGATGATTTCGATTACCTCGATCTGGCCAAGCCAGAATACAAAGGTAAGATCTGTACACGCAGCGGTAAGCACCCGTACAACATTGCGCTGGTTGCCGCGATGATCGCGAACCACGGCGAAGCTCAAACCAAAACCTGGTTGGAAGGTCTGAAAGCTAACCTGGCGCGCAAACCGCAAGGCAACGATCGCGATCAGGTTCGTGCAATCAAAGAAGGCCTGTGCGATCTGTCTCTGGGCAACAGCTACTATCTAGGCAAAATGCTGGAAGACAAAGAGCAAAAGAGCTGGGCGGAATCGGTATATATCAACTTCCCGGGTCAGAATGTTCAGGGCACTCACGTCAACGTCAGTGGTATGGCAATGGCGAAATACGCACCAAACCGTGACAATGCCGTCAAGCTGATGGAGTTCCTGACTGGTGAAACCGCGCAGCACATGTACGCAGAAGTGAACTACGAATACCCGGTGAAACCAGGTGTTGAGCGTTCAAAACTGGTGGCTTCATGGGGTGAATTCAAATCTGATTCTCTACCACTGGAAAAAATTGCCGACAACCACGCGGCGGCCATCAAGCTACTTGATGAAGTCAAATTTGACCTTTAA
- a CDS encoding ammonium transporter encodes MELSATVTELRYALDTFFFLISGALVMWMAAGFAMLEAGLVRSKNTTEILTKNFVLYAIACTMYLIVGYNIMYVDNAEAGWLPSFGSLIGSQADGADHSLESDFFFQVVFVATSMSVVSGAVAERMKLWAFLIFSAILTAFIYPMEGYWTWGGGFLSAAGFSDFAGSGIVHMAGAAAALAGVLLLGARKGKYGKNGEIFPIPGSNMPLATLGTFILWFGWFGFNGGSQLMLSDFENATAVGQIFLNTNAAAAAGSIAALLVCKTTWGKADLTMILNGALAGLVAITADPLSPSPLYSVAIGVVAGAIVVFSIIALDKLKIDDPVGAISVHGVCGFFGLMVVPLSNSDATFGAQLLGAAVIFAWVFGASLVVWGILKATMGIRVSEEEEMEGMDMHDCGVGAYPEFVTVK; translated from the coding sequence ATGGAACTGTCAGCTACAGTAACGGAGTTACGTTACGCACTGGATACATTCTTCTTCTTAATTTCGGGCGCACTGGTTATGTGGATGGCGGCGGGTTTCGCTATGCTGGAAGCTGGTCTGGTTCGTTCTAAGAACACTACCGAAATTCTGACCAAAAACTTTGTGCTGTACGCAATTGCGTGCACCATGTACCTCATTGTGGGTTACAACATCATGTATGTTGATAACGCAGAAGCAGGCTGGCTACCATCGTTTGGTTCACTGATTGGCTCACAAGCTGACGGTGCTGATCACTCTCTGGAATCCGACTTCTTCTTCCAAGTGGTATTCGTAGCAACGTCAATGTCTGTGGTTTCAGGCGCAGTTGCTGAACGTATGAAACTTTGGGCATTCCTCATTTTCTCAGCCATTTTGACTGCCTTTATCTATCCTATGGAAGGTTACTGGACTTGGGGCGGCGGCTTCCTGTCAGCAGCGGGTTTCAGCGACTTTGCGGGTTCAGGTATCGTTCACATGGCGGGTGCAGCTGCAGCGCTGGCAGGTGTTTTACTGCTGGGTGCTCGTAAAGGAAAATACGGTAAAAACGGCGAAATCTTCCCGATTCCGGGTTCAAATATGCCACTGGCAACACTGGGTACCTTTATCCTGTGGTTCGGTTGGTTCGGTTTCAACGGTGGCTCACAACTGATGCTGTCTGATTTCGAAAACGCGACAGCGGTGGGGCAAATCTTCCTCAACACTAACGCAGCAGCGGCAGCGGGTTCTATTGCAGCGCTACTGGTTTGTAAAACGACCTGGGGTAAAGCTGACCTGACCATGATTCTGAATGGCGCGCTGGCTGGCCTAGTGGCTATCACCGCTGACCCGCTGTCACCATCACCGCTGTACTCGGTTGCAATCGGTGTCGTTGCAGGTGCGATTGTTGTCTTCAGCATCATTGCTCTGGATAAACTGAAAATTGATGATCCAGTGGGTGCAATCTCTGTACACGGTGTGTGTGGTTTCTTCGGCCTGATGGTTGTGCCACTAAGCAACAGCGATGCCACCTTCGGTGCACAGCTTCTGGGTGCAGCAGTCATCTTCGCTTGGGTATTCGGTGCTAGCCTGGTGGTTTGGGGCATTCTGAAAGCAACCATGGGTATCCGTGTTTCTGAAGAAGAAGAGATGGAAGGCATGGACATGCACGATTGTGGTGTCGGCGCTTACCCAGAGTTCGTGACAGTTAAGTAA
- a CDS encoding GH36-type glycosyl hydrolase domain-containing protein: protein MKYGYFDNDNREYVITRPDVPAPWTNYLGTEKFCTVISHNAGGYSFYHSPEYNRVTKFRPNFTQDRPGHYIYLRDDETGDFWSVSWQPVAKNLDDAKYEVRHGLSYSKFRCDYNGIVATKTLFVPKGEDAQVWDVEIENTSDKPRTISAFSYVEFSFSHIASDNQNHQMSLYSAGTEYNNGVLEYDLYYNTDDFLGFYYLTATFDADSYDGQRDAFLGMYRDEANPIAVANGRCSNSAQTCYNHCGALHKQFVLQPGEKVRFAVILGVGKGNGEKLRAKYQDLSQVDMAFAGIKQHWDERCAKFQVRSPNEGLNTMINAWTLYQAETCVVWSRFASFIEVGGRTGLGYRDTAQDAISVPHTNPAMTRKRLVDLLRGQVKAGYGLHLFDPDWFDPEKADVKPSKSPTVVPTPSDEDKIHGIKDTCSDDHLWIVPTILNFVKETGDLSFIDEVIPYADGGDATVYQHMMAALDFSAEYVGQTGICKGLRADWNDCLNLGGGESAMVSFLHFWALEAFLELARHRDDAAAIDKYQAMANGVREACETHLWDDNGGWYIRGLTKDGDKIGTFEQQEGKVHLESNTLAVLSGAVSQQRGEKAMDAVYQYLFSQYGLHLNAPSFATPNDDIGFVTRVYQGVKENGAIFSHPNPWAWVAEAKLGRGDRAMEFYDALNPYNQNDIIETRVAEPYSYVQFIMGRDHQDHGRANHPWLTGTSGWAYYATTNFILGVRTGFDTLTIDPCIPTSWPGFDVTREWRGATYHIEVQNPHGVSKGVQSILVNGESVDAVHAQPAGSVNQVTVILG from the coding sequence ATGAAATACGGCTATTTCGATAACGACAATCGCGAATACGTCATTACTCGTCCCGATGTTCCTGCGCCTTGGACGAACTATCTGGGTACGGAAAAATTCTGCACCGTCATCTCGCACAATGCGGGTGGTTACTCTTTCTATCATTCTCCTGAGTACAACCGTGTGACCAAGTTCCGCCCGAACTTCACGCAAGATCGTCCAGGACATTACATCTATCTGCGCGATGATGAAACTGGTGATTTCTGGTCAGTCTCTTGGCAGCCCGTTGCCAAAAACCTCGACGACGCGAAGTACGAAGTACGCCACGGTTTGTCATACTCAAAATTCCGTTGTGATTACAACGGTATTGTGGCCACTAAAACATTGTTCGTGCCGAAAGGTGAAGATGCTCAGGTGTGGGATGTCGAAATTGAAAACACCTCGGATAAACCTCGCACCATCAGTGCATTCAGCTATGTTGAGTTCTCCTTCAGTCACATCGCCTCAGACAACCAGAACCACCAGATGTCGCTCTACTCTGCGGGCACCGAATACAACAATGGTGTGCTGGAATACGACCTGTACTACAACACCGATGATTTCCTCGGTTTCTACTACCTGACCGCGACGTTTGATGCCGATAGCTACGATGGTCAGCGTGATGCGTTTCTCGGTATGTACCGCGACGAAGCCAACCCGATTGCCGTTGCCAACGGTCGCTGCTCGAACAGCGCGCAAACCTGTTACAACCACTGCGGCGCCCTGCACAAACAGTTTGTGCTGCAACCGGGGGAAAAAGTCCGTTTTGCGGTGATTCTGGGTGTCGGGAAAGGCAACGGCGAAAAACTGCGTGCAAAGTATCAAGACCTCAGCCAAGTCGATATGGCGTTTGCGGGCATCAAACAACACTGGGACGAACGCTGCGCGAAATTCCAGGTCCGTTCACCGAATGAAGGCCTCAACACCATGATAAACGCTTGGACTCTGTACCAAGCGGAAACCTGTGTGGTGTGGTCACGCTTTGCCTCGTTCATTGAAGTCGGTGGCCGTACTGGCCTCGGTTATCGCGATACCGCGCAAGATGCGATCTCCGTCCCGCACACTAACCCGGCGATGACCCGCAAGCGTCTGGTGGATCTGCTACGCGGCCAAGTTAAAGCAGGTTATGGTCTGCACTTGTTTGATCCTGACTGGTTCGATCCAGAAAAAGCCGATGTCAAACCGTCAAAATCACCAACGGTGGTACCGACGCCATCGGATGAAGATAAGATCCACGGCATCAAAGATACCTGCTCTGATGATCACCTGTGGATCGTGCCGACCATTCTTAACTTCGTCAAAGAGACGGGCGATCTGAGCTTTATTGACGAAGTGATCCCTTACGCTGACGGCGGCGATGCGACCGTGTATCAACACATGATGGCAGCATTGGATTTCTCAGCGGAATACGTCGGTCAAACCGGCATTTGTAAAGGACTGCGCGCCGACTGGAACGACTGTCTCAACCTTGGCGGCGGCGAGTCTGCGATGGTGTCGTTCCTGCACTTCTGGGCACTAGAAGCGTTTTTGGAACTGGCACGTCATCGCGACGACGCGGCGGCGATCGACAAGTATCAGGCGATGGCCAACGGCGTGCGCGAGGCATGTGAAACTCATTTGTGGGATGACAATGGCGGCTGGTACATTCGCGGCCTGACCAAAGATGGCGATAAAATCGGCACATTTGAACAGCAAGAAGGCAAAGTTCACCTTGAGTCCAATACGCTGGCCGTTTTGTCTGGTGCAGTCTCACAACAGCGCGGCGAAAAAGCGATGGATGCCGTGTATCAGTACCTGTTCTCCCAATACGGTTTACACCTCAACGCGCCGTCGTTTGCAACGCCCAATGATGACATCGGTTTTGTCACCCGCGTATACCAGGGCGTAAAAGAGAACGGTGCGATTTTCTCGCATCCTAACCCGTGGGCGTGGGTCGCCGAAGCCAAACTCGGCCGCGGTGATCGCGCAATGGAATTCTACGATGCGCTCAACCCATATAACCAGAACGACATCATCGAAACCCGCGTGGCCGAGCCGTACTCTTACGTGCAGTTCATTATGGGCCGCGATCATCAAGACCACGGCCGTGCCAACCATCCTTGGTTGACGGGGACTTCCGGCTGGGCTTACTACGCAACCACCAACTTCATTTTGGGGGTACGCACCGGATTTGACACGCTAACAATTGATCCGTGTATTCCAACTTCGTGGCCGGGCTTTGACGTCACCCGCGAATGGCGCGGCGCGACTTATCATATTGAAGTGCAAAATCCACATGGTGTGAGCAAAGGCGTACAGTCCATTCTGGTCAATGGCGAATCCGTGGACGCAGTTCACGCGCAACCAGCGGGCAGCGTAAATCAGGTGACCGTGATTTTAGGTTAA
- a CDS encoding phosphoglucomutase/phosphomannomutase family protein — MIQFGTGGWRAFIGEEFTKDNVRLVAQAVANIINQEQVAERGFVIGYDRRFLSDKAGRWFAEVLAGNQITVSFINKFVPTPVVMFKAKEMNCAYSACITASHNPADYNGIKVFIEGGRDADEVITQKIEQQVSTLCATDVRSEDFDLAVAQGRIQVINPMNEFVDSIIDFIDIEAIKRANLRVLIDPMFGVAKNALQTVLINGRCDVDVINDGKNPDFGGLMPSPSAATLYRLQHLVKNQGYDIGIGTDGDADRLGIIDEKGNFIHPNEVLLLLYYYLLEYKGWKGSVVRNIATTHLLDKVATDHGEKSFEVPVGFKHISSQMEADDSLIGGESSGGLTIRGHIKGKDGVFASSLLVEMISVTGKKLSELLSEIYSRYGYAYTAEGDCKFKPTQKAEIYAKIYVEKQLPEFEFEVEKVSYEDGAKVYFRNGGWVIARFSGTEPLLRIFAEMQDKETAERVLQQMKQFLSL; from the coding sequence ATGATTCAATTTGGTACCGGTGGTTGGCGCGCCTTTATCGGCGAAGAGTTTACCAAAGACAACGTTCGCCTGGTTGCTCAAGCGGTAGCCAACATTATCAATCAGGAACAAGTGGCTGAGCGCGGTTTTGTCATCGGCTATGACCGCCGCTTTTTGTCTGACAAAGCGGGGCGCTGGTTTGCCGAAGTATTGGCGGGCAACCAGATCACCGTCAGCTTCATCAATAAGTTTGTTCCCACCCCTGTGGTGATGTTTAAGGCCAAAGAGATGAACTGCGCCTACTCGGCATGCATCACGGCATCGCATAACCCGGCAGACTACAACGGCATCAAAGTGTTTATTGAAGGCGGACGCGACGCTGACGAAGTGATCACACAAAAGATAGAGCAACAAGTTTCAACACTGTGCGCCACCGACGTGCGCAGTGAGGACTTTGATCTGGCGGTCGCCCAAGGCAGGATTCAGGTAATCAACCCGATGAATGAATTCGTCGATTCGATCATCGACTTTATCGATATTGAAGCGATCAAACGCGCCAATCTGCGCGTGCTGATTGATCCGATGTTTGGCGTGGCAAAAAACGCACTGCAAACCGTGTTGATCAATGGCCGTTGCGATGTCGACGTGATCAACGATGGTAAGAACCCTGATTTTGGTGGTTTGATGCCGTCACCCAGCGCAGCAACGCTCTATCGCCTACAACATCTGGTCAAAAATCAAGGATACGATATTGGCATTGGTACCGATGGGGACGCTGACCGTCTGGGCATTATTGATGAGAAAGGTAACTTCATTCATCCCAACGAAGTTCTGCTGCTGTTGTATTACTATCTGCTTGAATACAAAGGCTGGAAAGGCTCTGTCGTGCGCAATATCGCCACCACCCACCTGCTGGACAAAGTGGCCACCGATCATGGAGAGAAGAGCTTTGAGGTTCCGGTAGGCTTTAAGCACATCAGTTCCCAAATGGAAGCCGACGATTCGCTGATTGGCGGTGAAAGCTCGGGCGGTCTGACCATTCGCGGCCACATCAAAGGCAAGGATGGCGTATTCGCGTCGAGCTTGCTGGTGGAAATGATCAGCGTGACGGGTAAAAAGCTTTCTGAGCTGTTGAGCGAAATATACAGCCGCTACGGTTATGCCTACACCGCCGAGGGCGATTGCAAATTCAAGCCGACCCAGAAAGCGGAGATCTACGCAAAGATTTACGTAGAGAAACAGTTACCAGAGTTTGAGTTTGAAGTTGAAAAAGTCAGCTATGAGGATGGCGCTAAAGTCTATTTTCGTAATGGTGGCTGGGTGATTGCCCGCTTCTCCGGCACTGAGCCTTTGCTGCGTATCTTTGCCGAAATGCAGGACAAAGAGACAGCAGAGCGCGTTTTACAGCAGATGAAACAGTTTCTGTCTCTGTAA